CAATGCTGAATATCACACCGATTCCCACATATGACAACCTGATCAAGGTTATGCAGGTCACATCCACAGAAAATCTCAAGATCGCAGTCTACGGGATACTCAACAATCCCTTGACCCCTGATCAGTTGAAGGCCGCTATCGAGAGATTCATGACCAGCGATTTCAACTCGACCAGCATGTCTCCATCGGCACAGGGCATGATGATCCTTTACAACTTCAACAAGGAGGATATTGGAAAGGACAAGAACACCACTGCTCTACAACTCGAACTGGATATGCAGACGAAGATTGATAACACGGGTGAATTGGCGGGAATATTCGTCATCGGTACCGCTCTTATCAGTAACGATATCAATGACGCGGCCAACGAATCCATAATGATACTGTTTCCAATAGCCCTGGCAGCGATCGTGATCATCCTGATCCTTATCTACAGGGATATTGGTGACACGCTGGTCGGCCTTCTTGGATTGGTTATCGCAATAGTCTGGATGTACGGATTCGGAGCTCTTTTGGGTTATTCATTCAACCCCATGACTATGATCGTCCCCATTCTCATCTTGGGTCTTGGAATCGATTACAGCATTCATCTGATAATGCGATACCGTGAAGAGAGAATGGGAGGTAAAGGAATAGAGAAGGGGGTGAGCAATACCATCATCTTCGTAGGTGAGGCACTTCTTCTCGCCACGATCACTACCATGATAGCCTTCCTATCCAACCTCACTTCTCCCTTGCAGCCAATATCGGAATTCGGCGTGCTGGCAGCTGTCGGGATATTCAGCTCGTTCGTGGCAATGATTCTTCTTATCCCTGGCGTCAAAATATTGAGGGATCGTAGGAAAGAGGCCAAGGGCAAGATATCCGAACGATACATCAAGAAGAAGATGAACGGATACTCCATGGAGGGTATCAACAGCCTTTCGGGCCAGGCGGCCAAGAGGCATCCGTGGGGCGTTGTCGCAGTTGCCCTAATCATCACAATAGGTCTTGGGATCGGAGCAACTCAAGTTGAGACGACCTTTGATATGAACGATTTTCTACCAGAGAACATGGAAACTTCGCAGAACATCAGGTTCTTTACCAACGAATTCAACAACACAGGCGAGGCGACCGCAAATGTCCTGATCAAGGGAGGGGTAACTGACCCCGAAGCCGTCCGGAGCATGGAGATCGCGATCGAGAATATGGCTGATGACGAGAATGTGCTCAAGACTGGTGGTCAACCAGATGTCAATTCGTTCTTATCAGTGATGTACGACTGGGCGACCAATTCCTCTGGCGAAGGCTTCATTGATCAAAGGTACAACGAAACCTTCTCTCTGGTGTATCACCAGTACTTCACGGTAAGCAACAACACCGGTTTCATCAAGAACGATACCACGCAGGACGACGTTGAAATGTTGGTGGGATGGCTGTTCTTCAACGCTCCCATGGACATGGTCCAGGTATTGATGCCCAATGATGATGGTTACTCTGCCCTGATGGACATCAGCATCACAAGCCAGATGTCTTCAGATGATACGATGGCTCTTTACAATAACCTCATGGATGACACCCAATCGATCAGGGACATGGGACTCTACGCCCAGGTCACAGGAGAGACCATCATGACGGAGCTGATAATATCCGATATGGATAAGAGTCAGATGACCTCACTCATCACCACGCTGATCGCGTCTTTGATCATACTGACAATCGTGATGTACGCGTTCAGCAGGTCCTTCGTCCTGGGAGCGGTGTCCATCCTACCCGTTGTGTTATGCGTTGTCTGGATGTGGGGGATCATGTTCATCTTCGGCATTCCCCTGAACGTCATGACGCTCACTATTGCGTCTCTCACGGTGGGAATGGGTGTGACATACGGCATACACATAACCCATAGATTCGTGGAGGAATTCAAGCGCAATGGAGATATCGATAATGCAGTGAACAAGGCGGTAGGAAAGACTGGCGTATCGCTTCTTGGAGCCGCCCTCACCACCATAGTAGGGTTCGGTATCATCGGTTTCTCCATCCTGCCTCCTCTGCAGCAATTCGGCGTGATCACCGCTTTGGCCA
The genomic region above belongs to Methanomassiliicoccales archaeon and contains:
- a CDS encoding RND family transporter — its product is MGDRISKRPRTAILIVVFITLLSIFSVAYNGLNTDFDFENFMPENEVSDATTEIQQTFASAYSVVLLVKDDGGDVITQDNFINILETEKAIYEDQNISQHLVDPTNPANSVISPVDIIATSILYSMDPTTMSMLNITPIPTYDNLIKVMQVTSTENLKIAVYGILNNPLTPDQLKAAIERFMTSDFNSTSMSPSAQGMMILYNFNKEDIGKDKNTTALQLELDMQTKIDNTGELAGIFVIGTALISNDINDAANESIMILFPIALAAIVIILILIYRDIGDTLVGLLGLVIAIVWMYGFGALLGYSFNPMTMIVPILILGLGIDYSIHLIMRYREERMGGKGIEKGVSNTIIFVGEALLLATITTMIAFLSNLTSPLQPISEFGVLAAVGIFSSFVAMILLIPGVKILRDRRKEAKGKISERYIKKKMNGYSMEGINSLSGQAAKRHPWGVVAVALIITIGLGIGATQVETTFDMNDFLPENMETSQNIRFFTNEFNNTGEATANVLIKGGVTDPEAVRSMEIAIENMADDENVLKTGGQPDVNSFLSVMYDWATNSSGEGFIDQRYNETFSLVYHQYFTVSNNTGFIKNDTTQDDVEMLVGWLFFNAPMDMVQVLMPNDDGYSALMDISITSQMSSDDTMALYNNLMDDTQSIRDMGLYAQVTGETIMTELIISDMDKSQMTSLITTLIASLIILTIVMYAFSRSFVLGAVSILPVVLCVVWMWGIMFIFGIPLNVMTLTIASLTVGMGVTYGIHITHRFVEEFKRNGDIDNAVNKAVGKTGVSLLGAALTTIVGFGIIGFSILPPLQQFGVITALAIGLSFIGAVFVLPAILVIWARTKQKNRA